Proteins from a genomic interval of Ensifer canadensis:
- a CDS encoding IlvD/Edd family dehydratase gives MSRKLRSQHWFGGLDKDAFIHRSWMKNNGLPDDAFDGRPVIGICNTFSELTPCNAHFRGLIEHIKAGVLEAGGLPLEFPVFSCGESNLRPTAMLFRNLASMDVEEAIRGNPIDGVVLMAGCDKTTPSLVMGAASCDLPAIVVSGGPMLNGRLKGRTIGSGTDVWKFSEDVRAGVMTPAEFMAAESAMSRSPGHCMTMGTASTMASMAEALGLALPGNAAYPAVDAHRARLARLSGRRIVAMVAEDLRPSHILTRAAFANAIRVNGAIGGSTNAVVHLLAIAGRVGTELTLEDWDRFGRDVPTILNLMPSGTFLMEDFCYAGGLPAVMKEIADLLDLDNPTVTGQSVGANIADAENYNPDVILPRDVALTQQGGIAVLKGNLAPQGAILKPSAATPALMQHRGRAVVFETIDHYKQRIDDPDLAIDETSIMVLKNCGPKGYPGMAEVGNMALPQKLLKKGVRDMVRISDARMSGTAFGTVVLHVAPEAAVGGALALVKDGDWIELDVAGRRLHLDVDEAELARRREEWTPPEIAMPGGYQGLYVERVMQADRGADLDFLVGCRGHAVPRESH, from the coding sequence GTGTCGAGAAAACTGAGATCGCAGCATTGGTTCGGGGGGCTCGATAAGGATGCCTTCATTCATCGCAGCTGGATGAAGAACAACGGCCTGCCGGATGACGCCTTTGACGGTCGCCCGGTGATCGGCATCTGCAATACCTTTTCCGAACTCACGCCGTGCAACGCTCATTTTCGCGGCCTGATCGAACATATCAAGGCGGGCGTGCTGGAGGCGGGCGGCCTGCCGCTGGAGTTTCCGGTCTTTTCCTGCGGCGAGTCCAACCTGCGTCCGACCGCCATGCTCTTTCGCAACCTTGCGTCCATGGATGTGGAGGAGGCAATCCGCGGCAACCCGATCGACGGTGTCGTGCTGATGGCCGGCTGCGACAAGACCACGCCATCCCTCGTCATGGGAGCGGCATCCTGCGATCTGCCGGCGATCGTCGTCTCAGGCGGACCTATGCTGAACGGGCGGCTCAAGGGCAGGACCATCGGCTCGGGCACCGATGTCTGGAAATTCTCCGAGGATGTGCGCGCCGGTGTCATGACGCCGGCCGAATTCATGGCGGCGGAAAGCGCCATGTCGCGTTCGCCTGGCCATTGCATGACAATGGGCACGGCTTCGACCATGGCGTCGATGGCAGAAGCATTGGGCTTGGCTCTGCCAGGCAACGCCGCCTATCCTGCCGTCGATGCACACCGCGCGCGCCTGGCGCGGCTTTCCGGCAGGCGGATCGTCGCGATGGTGGCCGAGGACTTGCGCCCGTCGCATATCCTGACGCGTGCCGCTTTCGCCAATGCCATCCGTGTCAACGGCGCTATCGGCGGCTCGACCAATGCCGTCGTTCATCTGCTAGCGATTGCCGGACGGGTGGGAACCGAACTGACGCTCGAAGATTGGGACCGATTTGGCCGGGATGTCCCGACGATCCTCAACCTCATGCCTTCAGGCACGTTCCTGATGGAGGATTTCTGTTACGCCGGCGGTCTTCCCGCCGTCATGAAGGAAATCGCCGATCTGCTCGATCTCGACAACCCGACGGTTACCGGCCAAAGCGTCGGCGCAAACATTGCGGATGCGGAGAATTACAATCCCGATGTCATCCTGCCGCGCGACGTGGCGTTGACGCAGCAGGGCGGGATTGCCGTCTTGAAGGGCAATCTGGCGCCGCAGGGGGCGATCCTAAAGCCCTCCGCCGCGACCCCGGCCCTGATGCAGCATCGCGGCCGCGCGGTCGTCTTCGAAACGATCGATCACTACAAGCAGCGTATCGACGATCCCGACCTCGCTATCGACGAGACATCGATCATGGTTCTGAAGAATTGCGGCCCCAAGGGCTATCCCGGGATGGCCGAGGTGGGCAACATGGCGCTGCCGCAAAAGCTGCTGAAGAAGGGCGTGCGCGACATGGTGCGCATCTCCGACGCTCGCATGTCGGGCACCGCCTTCGGCACTGTCGTTCTGCACGTCGCGCCGGAGGCTGCGGTCGGTGGTGCCTTGGCGCTGGTCAAGGACGGCGACTGGATTGAACTCGACGTGGCCGGGCGCCGGCTGCACCTCGATGTCGACGAGGCGGAGCTAGCGCGCCGGCGGGAGGAATGGACACCACCGGAAATCGCCATGCCCGGTGGCTACCAGGGCCTTTATGTCGAGCGCGTGATGCAGGCCGATCGCGGCGCCGATCTTGATTTCCTTGTCGGTTGTCGCGGGCACGCCGTGCCGCGCGAGAGCCATTGA
- a CDS encoding OsmC family protein, with protein sequence MKARIKWVEERTFVGESGSGHKIVLGTASGPEGRTPGPSPMELMLIGAGGCSAYDVVHILEKGREPVEDCSVELDADRAEEDPRVFTRIHMHFVVKGRGLSEKKVERAVALSLEKYCSASAMLAKSARITHDFVVVDTSAVSG encoded by the coding sequence ATGAAAGCACGTATCAAGTGGGTTGAAGAGCGGACATTCGTCGGCGAGTCCGGAAGCGGTCACAAGATCGTCCTCGGGACGGCATCCGGTCCGGAAGGGCGGACGCCTGGACCAAGCCCGATGGAGCTGATGTTGATCGGCGCCGGTGGCTGCTCGGCCTACGACGTCGTTCATATCCTCGAAAAGGGTCGCGAGCCGGTCGAAGATTGCTCCGTGGAGCTCGACGCCGACCGCGCAGAAGAAGACCCGCGCGTCTTTACCCGCATCCATATGCACTTCGTGGTGAAGGGGCGTGGCCTCTCGGAAAAGAAGGTCGAGCGCGCGGTCGCCCTCTCGCTTGAAAAATACTGCTCGGCGTCAGCCATGCTCGCCAAGTCCGCGAGGATTACCCATGATTTTGTCGTCGTCGACACATCAGCAGTGAGCGGATGA
- the urtA gene encoding urea ABC transporter substrate-binding protein, which produces MNIKARVTGAFLATILSTTAFNGAFAADDTIKVGILHSLSGTMAISETTLKDAMLMLIDEQNKKGGLLGKKLEAVVVDPASDWPLFAEKARELVSVDKVSAVFGCWTSVSRKSVLPVFEELNSILFYPVQYEGEESQRNVFYTGAAPNQQAVPAVDYLMENESVERWVLAGTDYVYPRTTNKILEAYLISKGVKPEDIMINYTPFGHSDWQTIVSDIKKFGSAGKKTAVVSTINGDANVPFYKELANQGVKAEDIPVVAFSVGEEELAGLDTAPLVGHLAAWNYFQSVDTPANAEFIKTWKGYTKNDKRVTNDPMEAHYIGFNMWLKAVEKAGTTDTDAVLDAMIGVSVPNLSGGYSTMMPNHHITKPVLIGEIQSDGQFETVWETPGLVVGDEWSDYLPDSKDLIADWRAPMSCGNFNVATGKCGGKGS; this is translated from the coding sequence ATGAATATCAAGGCACGCGTCACCGGCGCTTTCCTGGCAACGATCTTGTCGACGACGGCATTCAACGGCGCCTTTGCGGCCGACGACACGATCAAGGTCGGCATTCTGCATTCGCTGTCGGGAACGATGGCGATCTCCGAGACGACGCTGAAGGACGCCATGCTCATGCTCATCGACGAGCAGAACAAGAAGGGCGGCCTGCTCGGCAAGAAGTTGGAAGCGGTTGTCGTCGATCCCGCGTCCGACTGGCCGCTCTTTGCCGAAAAGGCGCGCGAGCTCGTTTCCGTCGACAAGGTTTCGGCGGTCTTCGGCTGCTGGACGTCAGTCTCGCGCAAATCCGTCCTGCCGGTTTTCGAGGAGCTTAATTCGATCCTCTTCTACCCGGTGCAGTACGAGGGTGAGGAAAGCCAGCGCAACGTCTTTTACACCGGCGCCGCGCCGAACCAGCAGGCCGTTCCGGCGGTCGACTATCTGATGGAAAACGAAAGCGTCGAGCGCTGGGTTCTAGCGGGCACCGACTACGTCTATCCGCGCACGACCAACAAGATCCTCGAGGCCTATCTCATCTCCAAGGGCGTGAAGCCCGAGGACATCATGATCAACTACACGCCGTTCGGTCATTCCGACTGGCAGACGATCGTGTCCGATATCAAGAAATTCGGTTCTGCCGGCAAGAAGACGGCGGTCGTCTCGACGATCAACGGCGACGCAAACGTGCCGTTCTACAAGGAACTGGCGAACCAGGGCGTCAAGGCCGAGGATATCCCGGTTGTCGCCTTCTCCGTTGGCGAAGAGGAACTCGCCGGTCTCGATACGGCCCCGCTCGTCGGCCATCTCGCCGCCTGGAACTACTTCCAGTCGGTCGATACGCCTGCCAATGCCGAGTTCATCAAGACCTGGAAGGGCTACACCAAGAACGACAAGCGCGTCACCAACGACCCGATGGAAGCCCACTACATCGGCTTCAACATGTGGTTGAAGGCGGTCGAAAAGGCCGGAACGACCGACACCGACGCAGTGCTTGACGCCATGATCGGCGTATCCGTGCCCAATCTCTCCGGCGGCTATTCGACGATGATGCCGAACCACCACATCACCAAGCCGGTGCTGATCGGTGAGATCCAGAGCGACGGCCAGTTCGAGACGGTCTGGGAAACGCCCGGTCTCGTGGTTGGTGACGAATGGTCCGATTACCTGCCTGACTCCAAGGACCTGATCGCCGATTGGCGCGCGCCGATGTCCTGCGGCAACTTCAACGTCGCCACGGGCAAATGCGGCGGCAAGGGCTCCTGA
- a CDS encoding response regulator — MVETYDRRDIVLLVDDSPEALGFLTEALEQSGFSVLIATSGSAALSIADRITPDVILLDAVMPGMDGFETCLRLKANASVGQTPVLFMTGLTETEHVVHALEAGGVDYLTKPINIDELRARIRVHLSNARSAQSARVALDAAGRHLLAVRSDGSVRWSTPQANRLVNAATGSDEGLATIARRIAAWMEKTETGGKRENSFTLEEPGQAGLQISFLGAIGANEYLFRLTAESRRSDDEMLRQHFSLTQRESEVLLWIAKGKSNRDIGEILGLSSRTVTKHLEQIYVKLGVENRASAAVKATQVLHGI; from the coding sequence GTGGTTGAGACTTACGATCGTCGCGACATCGTACTGCTGGTGGACGATTCCCCGGAGGCCCTCGGCTTTCTGACCGAGGCGCTGGAGCAGTCGGGCTTTTCTGTACTGATCGCCACCTCGGGCAGTGCCGCACTTTCGATTGCCGACCGGATTACGCCCGATGTCATTCTGCTGGACGCTGTCATGCCCGGTATGGACGGGTTTGAAACCTGCCTGAGACTGAAGGCCAACGCCTCCGTCGGCCAGACACCGGTGCTATTCATGACCGGGCTGACGGAAACCGAGCATGTGGTGCACGCCCTCGAAGCCGGTGGCGTCGACTACCTGACGAAACCGATCAACATCGATGAGCTCAGGGCCCGCATCCGTGTTCATCTCTCCAATGCCCGCTCGGCGCAAAGCGCCCGCGTTGCGCTAGACGCCGCCGGGCGCCATCTGCTTGCCGTTCGCTCTGACGGCAGTGTTCGCTGGTCGACACCGCAGGCCAACCGCCTCGTCAACGCCGCAACCGGCAGCGACGAGGGCCTTGCGACGATCGCTCGGCGCATCGCCGCCTGGATGGAAAAAACCGAGACAGGCGGCAAGCGGGAGAACAGCTTTACCCTCGAAGAGCCCGGTCAAGCGGGACTGCAGATCTCTTTCCTCGGCGCGATCGGCGCCAACGAATATCTCTTCCGCCTGACGGCCGAGAGCAGGCGCAGCGACGACGAGATGCTGCGGCAGCACTTCTCGCTGACCCAGCGCGAATCCGAAGTGCTGCTCTGGATCGCCAAGGGGAAATCGAACCGCGATATCGGCGAGATTCTCGGACTGAGTTCACGCACCGTCACCAAGCATCTCGAACAGATCTATGTGAAGCTCGGCGTCGAAAACCGTGCCTCGGCGGCGGTCAAGGCGACACAGGTCCTGCACGGGATATAA
- a CDS encoding dihydrodipicolinate synthase family protein has product MSRFDPADLHGIHAILYALFDDDEKLDREAMRRQTEVCLVAGVHGMAALGLATEASKLSEAERMAVMEWLVEDTAGRVPVALTIFGPSVEEQVRQARHAVGAGADWLILQPPIVGQFSAQEYIRFFGRVADAIDVPVAIQNAPAFMGRGLTATDIAELVRQHPNITLIKGEGPVVDIATLIEVTEGRLPVFNGRAGLELIDNLRAGCRGFILAPDCIDHAVRAYEFYRDGWDEEAEAAYRDILPAVVFTMQGIENLMCYGKRLFGERAGLPVFDRAPALRPTETGLAMVRRFAGELGRLGEV; this is encoded by the coding sequence ATGTCTCGGTTCGATCCTGCCGACCTGCATGGCATCCACGCCATCCTCTACGCGCTGTTTGATGACGACGAAAAGCTCGATCGCGAGGCGATGCGTCGGCAGACGGAAGTCTGTCTCGTTGCCGGCGTGCACGGCATGGCAGCGCTTGGCCTTGCGACCGAAGCCTCGAAGTTGAGCGAGGCCGAACGCATGGCCGTGATGGAATGGCTGGTCGAGGACACGGCCGGCCGCGTGCCCGTGGCGCTGACCATCTTCGGCCCGTCGGTCGAAGAGCAGGTGCGCCAGGCGCGCCATGCCGTTGGCGCCGGTGCTGACTGGTTGATCCTGCAGCCGCCGATCGTCGGCCAGTTCTCGGCCCAGGAATATATCCGTTTCTTTGGTCGCGTCGCCGATGCGATCGACGTGCCCGTCGCAATCCAGAATGCGCCAGCCTTCATGGGCAGAGGGCTGACGGCGACCGACATCGCCGAGCTGGTCCGCCAGCATCCAAACATTACCCTCATCAAGGGCGAGGGGCCGGTGGTCGATATCGCCACACTGATCGAGGTCACAGAGGGCCGCCTGCCCGTTTTCAACGGTCGCGCCGGTCTTGAACTCATCGATAACCTGCGTGCCGGATGCCGCGGCTTCATCCTTGCGCCCGATTGCATCGACCATGCGGTGAGGGCCTATGAATTCTATCGTGACGGCTGGGACGAGGAAGCGGAAGCCGCCTATCGCGATATCTTGCCGGCGGTGGTGTTCACCATGCAGGGGATCGAGAACCTGATGTGCTACGGCAAGCGTCTCTTCGGCGAACGTGCCGGCCTGCCCGTCTTCGATCGCGCGCCTGCGCTGCGCCCGACCGAGACAGGATTGGCAATGGTTCGGCGTTTTGCGGGCGAGCTTGGTCGTCTCGGCGAAGTGTAA
- a CDS encoding FadR/GntR family transcriptional regulator produces MTKFTIGDRGLPAQIAAEIGRRIALGELKPGDILPKESEMLGNLRVSRTTLREALKILSTKGFIEAKPRLGTRVRAPEHWNTLDPVVLSWHEGAEDQQQLAEELFEIRLAIEPMAAGLAARRGSADELVRIRAAYSRMTEDHATVSAAIEADIEFHLEIIQAARNRFLLPVSSVIRTALTISIPRTLRTFGGLQHSLKMHEAIVDAIEARNPMAASTAAESLLSATYQRNFQAGKR; encoded by the coding sequence ATGACGAAATTTACGATCGGTGACCGCGGGCTGCCCGCGCAGATCGCGGCGGAGATCGGCCGGCGCATCGCGCTTGGCGAACTTAAACCCGGCGACATCCTGCCCAAGGAATCCGAGATGCTGGGCAATCTGCGCGTTAGCCGGACGACTTTGCGCGAAGCGCTGAAGATCCTCTCGACCAAGGGGTTCATCGAGGCCAAGCCGCGCCTGGGCACCCGTGTCCGCGCACCGGAGCATTGGAACACGCTCGATCCGGTGGTGCTCTCCTGGCATGAGGGGGCGGAGGATCAGCAGCAACTGGCTGAAGAACTGTTTGAAATCCGCCTGGCGATAGAGCCGATGGCAGCGGGCCTTGCTGCCCGCCGAGGATCGGCGGACGAACTCGTGCGCATCCGCGCGGCCTATTCCCGGATGACCGAAGACCACGCGACGGTTTCCGCCGCCATCGAAGCCGACATCGAATTCCATCTGGAAATCATCCAGGCGGCGCGGAATCGCTTTCTCTTGCCTGTCTCGTCGGTGATCCGCACCGCACTGACGATCAGCATTCCCCGGACACTCAGGACGTTTGGCGGATTGCAGCACTCGTTGAAGATGCACGAAGCGATCGTCGACGCCATTGAAGCGCGCAATCCGATGGCGGCGTCCACCGCGGCGGAATCACTGTTGAGCGCTACATACCAGCGCAATTTTCAGGCCGGAAAACGATAG
- a CDS encoding hybrid sensor histidine kinase/response regulator, which yields MAARQRIIPVRREYNRWVADQTLEDYALRFTAKSARRFSSERISQTAIGAISFLALEAIGGAITMSYGTTNAIVAILIASLMILTVGLPISRYAIRHGVDIDLLTRGASFGYIGSTLTSLIYASFTFILFAIEASIMSGALELALGIPLWVGYIVSAVVVIPLVTHGVRLISKFQLITQPFWIVLNILPFIFIAFADWEKVATWLAYAGMHHASGPPGTLAPFDLIEFGAASAVIFALMAQIGEQVDFLRFLPPDGQRKLHHRVAIFLAGSGWVLVGAPKLLAGSFLVVLALSSGVPSTRAADPAQMYYTAFGYMIPSETAALLLMVAFVVVSQLKINVMNAYAGSLAWSNFFSRLTHSHPGRVVWLVFNVAIALLLMELGIYKLLEETLGVFSIVAMAWLCTISADLFVNKPLGLSPPGIEFKRAHLYDINPVGLGAMALSATIALTAHFGAFGAIAASLAPYIALVIAFIASPLIAWATGGRYYLARKPRKSWASESEITCSICEHPFEPEDMAWCPAYAAPICSLCCSLDSRCHDMCKPKARFNAQVATVANALLPEEVTAKLTTRLGRYAISAVLSIAGIGLILAMIAHQTGNASPETATVVERTIAVVFFVFAVLAGIVCWFYVLAHDSRVVAEEESSRQNTLLLKEIAAHKKTDAALQQAKETAEAANRAKSRYVVGLSHELRTPLNAVLGYAQVLERDETIPPARQGAIKVIKRSADHLSGLIDGLLDISKIEAGKLQVYSNETNIHDFLDQVVEMFRPQAQAKGIAFEHRRAPALPRYVKTDEKRLRQILVNLLSNALKFTERGEIRFDIDYRSQVATFTIADSGRGIAEKDLPRIFDPFQRGEAEHLGSMPGLGLGLTITRLLTQTLGGEIAVTSEPNSGTTFRVRLMLSAVDRPAPLIAVRRITSYLGPRRTIMIVDDNADHRELMREILQPMDFTVLAAESGGQCLAMVEALAPDIFLVDISMPGMNGWELVDKLRRNGQTAPIIMLSANIGDGSTTGALVGHNDTLAKPFGVGQLADKLAVQLGLTWIHEGEASEEPRAANADAMTLPDEHHVEELIRLGEIGYVRGIEAKLTEIALEPEHQLFVDAARAYVQAFDLTGYDAFLKKKAANGAVTRG from the coding sequence ATGGCGGCACGCCAGCGCATCATTCCCGTTCGACGCGAATACAATCGCTGGGTCGCCGACCAGACGCTTGAAGACTATGCGCTGCGCTTCACCGCCAAGAGTGCGCGGCGCTTTTCCTCCGAGCGCATCTCTCAGACGGCGATCGGGGCGATCTCGTTCCTGGCGCTGGAGGCGATCGGTGGCGCGATCACCATGTCCTACGGCACGACCAACGCCATCGTCGCCATCCTGATCGCCAGCCTGATGATCCTGACGGTCGGCCTGCCGATCAGCCGTTACGCGATCCGCCACGGCGTCGACATCGACCTTCTGACCCGCGGCGCCAGCTTCGGCTACATCGGCTCGACCCTCACCTCGCTGATTTATGCGAGCTTCACCTTCATCCTCTTTGCGATCGAGGCCTCGATCATGTCGGGTGCGCTCGAGCTGGCGCTCGGCATACCGCTTTGGGTCGGCTACATCGTCAGCGCGGTCGTCGTCATTCCGCTCGTCACCCATGGGGTGCGGCTCATCAGCAAGTTCCAGCTGATCACCCAGCCTTTCTGGATCGTGCTCAATATCCTGCCCTTTATCTTCATCGCCTTTGCGGACTGGGAGAAGGTCGCCACCTGGCTTGCCTATGCCGGCATGCATCATGCATCCGGTCCACCGGGCACGCTCGCGCCCTTCGACCTCATCGAGTTTGGCGCCGCCTCGGCGGTGATCTTTGCGCTGATGGCGCAGATCGGCGAGCAAGTCGACTTCCTGCGCTTCCTGCCGCCCGACGGCCAGCGCAAGCTGCATCACCGCGTCGCCATCTTCCTGGCCGGCTCCGGCTGGGTGCTCGTCGGGGCACCGAAGCTTCTGGCCGGTTCGTTCCTTGTCGTGCTGGCGCTTTCCTCCGGCGTTCCGTCGACGCGGGCGGCCGACCCGGCGCAGATGTACTACACCGCCTTCGGCTACATGATCCCGTCTGAGACCGCCGCCCTCCTCTTGATGGTCGCCTTCGTGGTCGTTTCGCAGTTGAAGATCAACGTCATGAACGCCTATGCCGGGTCACTTGCCTGGTCCAACTTCTTCTCGCGCCTCACCCACAGCCATCCCGGCCGCGTCGTCTGGCTGGTGTTCAACGTGGCGATCGCGCTGCTTCTGATGGAACTCGGCATCTACAAGCTCCTTGAGGAAACGCTCGGCGTCTTCTCGATCGTCGCCATGGCCTGGCTTTGCACCATTTCGGCCGATCTCTTCGTCAACAAGCCACTCGGCCTCTCGCCGCCTGGCATCGAGTTCAAGCGCGCGCATCTCTACGACATCAACCCGGTCGGCCTCGGCGCCATGGCGCTTTCGGCGACGATCGCACTGACGGCACATTTCGGCGCCTTTGGCGCCATCGCCGCATCGCTCGCGCCCTATATTGCCCTTGTTATCGCCTTCATCGCCTCGCCTCTGATCGCCTGGGCGACCGGCGGCAGATATTACCTCGCCCGCAAGCCGCGTAAAAGCTGGGCAAGCGAGAGCGAGATCACCTGCTCGATCTGCGAACATCCCTTCGAGCCGGAGGATATGGCTTGGTGCCCGGCCTACGCTGCGCCCATCTGTTCGCTCTGCTGTTCTCTCGACAGCCGCTGCCATGACATGTGCAAGCCGAAGGCACGCTTCAATGCGCAGGTGGCAACGGTCGCGAACGCGCTTCTACCCGAAGAGGTAACGGCGAAGCTCACGACGCGGCTCGGGCGCTACGCCATTTCGGCGGTGCTCTCGATCGCAGGCATCGGCCTGATCCTGGCGATGATTGCGCACCAGACCGGCAACGCTTCGCCCGAGACGGCAACAGTGGTCGAGCGCACCATTGCCGTCGTCTTCTTCGTCTTTGCCGTGCTCGCCGGCATCGTCTGCTGGTTCTATGTGCTCGCCCACGACAGCCGCGTCGTCGCCGAAGAAGAATCGTCACGGCAGAACACGCTGCTGCTGAAGGAAATCGCCGCACACAAGAAGACCGATGCCGCCCTGCAGCAGGCAAAGGAGACCGCCGAGGCGGCCAACCGCGCCAAGAGCCGCTACGTTGTCGGCCTCAGCCATGAGCTGCGCACACCGCTCAACGCCGTACTCGGCTACGCACAGGTGCTTGAGCGCGATGAAACGATCCCACCGGCCCGACAGGGCGCGATCAAGGTGATCAAGCGCAGCGCCGATCATCTCTCCGGCCTCATCGACGGACTTCTCGACATCTCGAAGATCGAGGCCGGCAAGCTGCAGGTCTATTCCAACGAGACCAACATCCATGATTTCCTCGATCAGGTCGTCGAGATGTTCCGCCCGCAAGCACAGGCGAAGGGGATCGCCTTCGAACATCGACGCGCGCCCGCCTTGCCGCGCTACGTCAAGACAGATGAAAAGCGGCTGCGCCAGATCCTCGTCAACCTGCTCTCCAACGCCCTGAAGTTCACCGAGCGCGGCGAGATCCGCTTCGATATCGATTATCGCAGTCAGGTTGCGACGTTTACGATTGCCGACAGCGGCCGTGGTATTGCCGAGAAGGATCTGCCGCGCATTTTCGACCCATTCCAGCGCGGCGAGGCGGAACATCTCGGCAGCATGCCGGGTCTCGGTCTCGGCTTGACCATAACCCGATTGCTGACGCAGACGCTGGGCGGCGAGATAGCCGTCACCAGCGAACCGAACAGTGGCACGACCTTCAGGGTCCGGCTGATGCTCTCCGCCGTCGATCGGCCGGCGCCGCTGATAGCGGTGCGCCGGATCACTTCCTATCTCGGCCCGCGGCGCACGATCATGATTGTCGACGACAACGCCGATCACCGCGAACTGATGCGCGAAATCCTGCAGCCGATGGACTTTACGGTGCTTGCCGCCGAAAGTGGCGGGCAATGCCTCGCGATGGTCGAGGCGCTGGCGCCGGACATCTTCCTCGTCGATATCTCCATGCCAGGTATGAACGGTTGGGAACTCGTCGACAAATTGCGCCGCAACGGCCAGACGGCGCCGATCATCATGCTGTCGGCCAATATCGGCGACGGCTCGACGACAGGCGCCCTTGTCGGCCACAACGACACACTCGCCAAGCCCTTCGGCGTCGGCCAGCTCGCAGACAAGCTCGCCGTTCAACTTGGCCTCACCTGGATCCACGAGGGCGAAGCGTCCGAGGAGCCGAGAGCGGCAAATGCCGATGCGATGACGTTGCCCGACGAGCACCATGTCGAGGAGTTGATCCGGCTTGGCGAGATCGGCTACGTCAGAGGCATCGAGGCCAAGCTGACGGAGATCGCGCTGGAGCCCGAACATCAGCTCTTCGTCGATGCTGCTCGCGCCTATGTCCAGGCCTTCGACCTCACGGGCTATGACGCCTTCCTGAAGAAAAAAGCGGCGAATGGAGCTGTCACCCGTGGTTGA